TACCTCACCAAAAGCGTATCGAGGCCGATACCGAATGACGGCCGATTCGGCACCTCCGGCTGTTACCTCCCGGAATATCGACGTTTTTTGTTATGGCGCACAAGCCCCATATATTGATTTTTTTTGTTGACACATACCCATATATTGGATAAGTACGTTTCCAGGTGCCGATGTCGGTTGATTTTTTCGGCCACGCTATTTCCTACCCCGTGCCCATGCGGAACCGGTAGAAATCAGACACAATGCGGATAAGCCCGCAAGCTGAAAACTGCTTTTTTCGAATTGGCACTTCCTGTTTTTCAGCGTATTTTTTGTTCGCGTCATGACCCGGTTTAGTTGAAATGATTAACCCCTAACTTTTTGGAATCGCAGAGGTGCCACCAGTGATTGAAGAGATAAAAAAACGAGACGGACGGGTTGTAGAGTTTAATTCATCCAAAATCACCGAAGCCATCACCAAGGCAGGGCAGGCCACCGCGGAGTTTACCGACCGGGAGGCAAAAAAGCTGACGCTCAGGGTCCTGACACTGGCCCATGAACTGAGGCTCGGCCCTATTCCGGAAGTAGAAGAAATTCAGGATATTGTGGAGCGGGTTCTTCTCGATTCCCCTTATTACAAAACCGCAAAGGCCTATATCATCTACCGGGAACAGCATGCCCAGATTCGGAATATCGCCACCAAGGTCAATGTGGACCTGGTCGAACATTATATTAAAAAGATGGATTGGAAAATAAAAGAAAACAGCAATATGTGTTATTCTCTGCAGGGGCTGAACAACTACATTTCATCCGATGTCACCTCCGAATACTGGCTGAGTAAAATTTATCCGCCCAGAATCAGGGAAGTCCACAAGAGTGGGGACATTCATATTCATGATCTCAGTTTATTGTCGGTCTACTGCGTCGGCTGGGATTTAAAGGATTTGCTGCGGCAGGGCTTTAAAGGCGTTGAAGGAAAAGTGGAAAGCGCTCCGCCAAAGCATTTAAGATCCGCACTCGGGCAAATCGTCAACTTTTTCTACACCCTTCAGGGGGAAGCGGCCGGTGCTCAAGCACTCTCCAATTTCGACACCCTGCTGGCACCCTTTGTGCGCTTTGACAACCTTGAATACAGTGAGGTCAAGCAAGCGTTGCAGGAATTTGTGTTCAACATCAATATCCCCACCCGTGTTGGATTTCAAACCCCTTTCACCAATATCACCATGGATCTGTTTGTATCCCCCTTGCTGAAAAATCAACCCGTGATTCACGGCGGCGTCGAAAATCAGCAATACACTTACGGAGAGTTTCAACCGGAAATGGACATGATCAACAAGGCCTTCGCCGAGGTCATGATGGAAGGGGACGCAAAAGGACGCGTGTTCACGTTCCCCATTCCCACCTACAATATTACGGCCGATTTCGACTGGGACAACCCGAATTTTGATCTAGTCTGGCAAATGGCTGGGAAATATGGCATTCCTTATTTTTCAAACTTCGTTAATTCGGACATGTCGCCTGAAGATGCGCGCTCCATGTGCTGCCGGCTTCGGCTGGATAACCGGGAGCTTCTCAAGCGCGGCGGCGGCCTGTTCGGCGCCAACCCCCTGACCGGCTCCATCGGCGTGGTCACCATCAACTTGCCGAGAATCGGTTATGAATCCGCCACCAGGGAAGAATTTTATACCTCATTAACAGAAAAAGTGAATTTAGCGGTTGAAAGCCTTGCCATTAAGCGAAAGGTACTTGAAAAATTCACCGAAAACAACCTCTATCCCTATTCCAAACATTATTTGAGCGAAATTAAAAATGGCAGCGGCCTGTATTGGAAAAATCATTTTTCAACCGTCGGCATTCTGGGAATGAACGAAGCCTGTTTAAATTTTATGGGTGAAGACATCGCCAGCGACAACGGCAGAGAGTTCGCCCTGGAGGTGATGGATTTTCTGAGAAATTTGTTGGCTGCGGTTCAGGAAAGCACCGGAGACATTTTCAACCTGGAAGCCACGCCGGCAGAAGGCACATCCTACCGATTGTGCATGCTGGACAAAAAAAGATATTCAAACATCATCTGCTCGAACGAAGAGCAGTATCAAAACGGCGCGGCACCATATTACACCAATTCCACCCATTTGCCGGTGAATTATACTCAGGATATCTTCAAAACCCTCATGCTTCAGGATGATCTTCAAACCAAATACACCGGCGGCACGGTGCTTCACATCTTTTTGGGCGAGCAGGTCACGGATACCGATACCATCAAGGCGCTCATCAGAAAAACAGCCGGAAATTTCAAACTTCCCTACTTCACCCTGTCTCCCACGTTCAGCATTTGCCCCACGCATGGGTACCTGAAAGGCGAGCAGGAAACCTGCCATATCTGCAACCAGGAAACCGAAGTATATTCTCGCGTCGTGGGGTACCTGCGGCCGGTCAAACAATGGAATGACGGCAAACAGGCGGAATTTCGAATGAGAAAAACATTTTGTGTGCCCGATAAAAACGCCACGGTGCCGGACAAACTATACCCTGAGCCTACCACGCCCGGCCTCTGCGTGCCGGCCGTCGGATGTGCCCGATAGGGCAACGGAACCATTCAGAAAAATGATTTTCGGCGGTATTCAAAAAAATTCCATGATTGATTACCCGGGAAAGCTCGCCTGCGTTCTTTTTACAACCGGGTGTAATTTTCATTGTCCGTATTGCCATAATCCGAGCCTGGTATTGAACCAAACCGACCCGGCCGATACCTTCAGCCTGAATGACGTCATTGAATTGCTGACGGAACGGCAGGGCTTTCTCGACGGCGTGGTGATTACGGGCGGCGAGCCGACACTGCGCGAAGAACTTCCATCTGCTTGCGAACAAATAAAGCAGCTCGGGTATCCGCTTAAACTTGACACCAACGGCAGCCGGCCCGAAGTAATTCGGGCGCTGCTTTCGGCAAATGCGATAGACTATATTGCCATGGACATCAAAAGCGCTCCGGAGAACTATGTGCCTCTTATTTGTTCAAACATGGATGAATCCGTCATTCGCGCCAGCATTCAACTCATCCTGAATTCCGGCATCGCGCATGAATTTCGAACCACCTGTATTCATCCGCTGGTGAGTCACTCGATCATCAGGGAAATTGCCGATTTGATCAATGGGGCCAATCTGTACGTGCTGCAGCAATTTCACATGACCGACGTGCTGAATCCCACCTTTTGCCGGGAAGTAACTCGCCGATTTGACATGCAAACACTTGATTCGTTTCGGTCTGAAGCAGCGCCGAAGGTTAAAAAATGCATCATCCGGTAGTTGGAATAATGGAAGGCGGCGCTACGTTAAATGCCGGTCGGGCCGTTGGTGGAAAAATATCGGCGGATCTACGCCTTTATGGAACGCATCTCCATATTTTGTGCGCGAACCGGTATTTTGGGCATTTTTATCGTGAAAGTGCTGCCGATGCCCGGGGAAGAAGTCACTGAGATCAAACCGCCTTGTTGAGAAATAATCCGGCTCGACATGAACAATCCCAGACCGGTTCCCCGCTTTCCTTTGGTGGAGTGAACCGTTCGAAACAGGCTGTCCTGCGTCGTTTGATCCATTCCGACCCCATCATCCATTACTTCAAAGTAGATATGCTTTTTGTCTTGCCGAACCGCTACGGAAATATGATGTGTGGCTTTAGCGGTATCGATCTTACAGGCATCAATGGCGTTTTCGATAATATTGCTCAGCGCAGACCGAATAATGCCGATATCAAGATCCACATCCCCGAGGGAGGCATCGATATTCACGGAAAGACCGATGCCCGCATCCCGTATCTCCTTTTCAAGCGTGGCAAGGCTGTCCTTTACCAAGCTCGGCACATCGGTGCGCTCCCACTTCAGATTTCTTTCCTTGGCATAGTAGAGAATATCCATCATCATGCGGCGAATCCGGTCCACCATCATTCGGACCGTTTCCCAGCCTTCTTTGATTTTGGCCTCATTTTGCTTGGCAAACCCGGCACCCAATTGATACATACCGCCATCCAACCCGGTTAAAAGCCCCTTGATGGCATGCGAGACGGACCCAATCAGAAGCCCCAGGGAAGATAAGTGATCTTCAAGTTGTCGCACTTCCGTAATATTGGTCGACATCTCCATTACCTGGGTAACTTCCGCCTTTTCATCCCGTATGGGCGCCGTCCAAATCAGCACATTGTACTCGTCACCGGTTTTGGATCGAACCACCGTTTCATGGGAATGGGATAGACCGTCTTCAAATGTCCGGGCAACCGGACACTGGGGGCATGGCGAATCGCGATGTTTATAAATTTTATAGCAAAAGCCGCCGGCCACCTCGCCGAATTCTTCCTTAAAGCGCTTATTGGCGTCGGTAATTTGAAATTGCCGGTCCTGAACACTGATATAGCAAGGCACTTCATTAAACAGTTGCTCATAGCGCGCACGAGTAGTCATCAACTCGGCTTGAAGCCGATTCATTTCAGTAATATCCGCCGAAATTTCAAGAACCAGTTCCACTTCATGGTTCCGGTTGCGAATCGGTGCCGTATGAACCATGACGGGCACGACCCCGCCACCCGCCAATTGAATGGAACGCTTGACCCGCCTTCCCATGCCGGTTTGAAAGGTGTCTTCCACCGGACAAGGCCTGGTCTTGCTATCGCCTTGATATATCTCCCAGCTCTTATGACCGATTTTATCTCCGATACGCTCCCGGAAAAGCTGATTGGCCGCAACGATTTCAAAGTCACGACTATGAATGGAAACATAGCACGGCATATCATTAAAATAACGGATTCCGCCGTTAAGATCGCCGGCAATATCGCTGAAAGCCCGGACCAACCCCTCAATGGTCTGCCCCACGGCGACCTGGCGTTCCGCTTCAATTAACCGGGCGGACTTTTCAGCAACCAACCGCTCCAGGTTTTCCGTATAAGCCCGCAATTTTCCCCGCATTGTGATGCGGTCACGGGCCCGCTTAAGCGCAATCGACAAAATATCGTCCCGAATCGGCTTGGTCACAAAGTCGGTGGCCTCAAATTTGAGGCTTTTAATGGCCAACTCCATGTCGCCGTGGCCGGTAATCATGATGACTTCCGTATCCGGGTTTTCGTTCTTGATAATCTTCAAAAGTTCAATGCCGTCCATACCGGGCATTTTGATATCCGTCAGGACAATCGGGGGATAATGCTCGCGGAACTTAGCCAATGCCTCCTCACCGCTTTCAGCCGTCAAAACATGATAGCCGACATCGGCAAGGGATATTCCCAGCACTTTTCGAATGCCGGGCTCATCGTCCACCAACAGGAGGGTCTCGTTTATGGCTGGCGTATTCAAATATCCTTCCCATTCCATCAATATAAAATAGCGCTGAAATCAGGTTGGCGTAGGCCCGAGTTTTTATACCATACTGTTTGCGTATATGTTAAACGATTGTTAAAAACAAGCGCTAATACAGGCGGGATATTCATACGGTCCGGGCGAAAGGCTCCGGCGTTTTTCAAAAGCCCGATCATCCGCATTGAAAAACACCGGAAACCTGCGCCCATAACCTTAAGTATTATCTAAAAGCGGCAAAACGGTTCGGCCGACCGGCCTATCCGCCGATTGCCTTTCTCACAATGGCGATCAGCTTGTCCGGATCAAACGGTTTGGCCACATAGGCCACTGCCTTTTGAATGGCGTGACGACCGGCCATTCCACTGACCACAATAACCGGAATATCGCTTAGATTCTCGTCCTTGGTCATCTGCCGATAAAGTTGCGTCCCCCACCCCCCCGGCATTTCCAGATCCAGCGTCATCAGATCCGGTTTGGTTTTTTTCAAAACATCCATGGCCTCCTTGGACGAGCTGGCCGTCAGCGTTTCATACCCATTATCCTGAAGTAGACTCTCCAGATATTTTACCACCACCGGATCATCATCAATGACTAAAATTGTCTTTGCCATAAAAAAATCTCGCTTTCCGCCCGCATACCCTCACCTCTCAACATCGTTTCCCAACACGATGCCGCTCGGGAATATTTAACTGATCGGTTAAACCTACGGGCTCATGGAAACCCGGCCGCCGAAGCAGTGGAAAATCACGCACCGGCGCCGAGCGTCCTTTATTGATGGGTTATTATTTTTTTACGTGGCACTCGCTGCACATAACAGGGCCTTTCTTTTTCTCCACATGACAGCCCTTGCACTGGCGGTGATAAATATTGGCCAGATTCAACAACTCCCCGCTTGTCTCGTTGATATGGCAGGCGGAGCATTCCCTGTCCTCGGAAGATTCATCTTCCAGGAGTTCGGTGCCGTCATATACATGATGGCAGACATTACACTCTCCTATTTCAGCCTTTTCATTGTGATCATCGTGAAAAAAAACCGCTTTCGGCCGCATTCGCTCGCCGAACGCGCTGTCCTCCACGGCGGTGACGTCATCCTGAGAAAAGGCGCAAACACCGGAAAACAACACCACGACGGTCATCACCGTCAATTGTATCCACAAAAACCGTTTCATCATCGGATCTCTCCCTGCTATCCACAAACGGCAACGGCAAATCCTCTTTTTGTTTTGACACGCCTTGCCGATTGCGCATCGCCGTTTGTTTTTTTAAAATTAACTTAATAGACGCTTGTGATCAACCCCAGCCTTCAAGCACCCGGCTTTTCCATAACCTCGTAAATAATATCAATCAAAAATTTCAAATCCAAACCAATATGATTGTCATGAATGATGTCCTCCAGACCGCCATGACAATTATGACACGGCGCAATCAGGGTCTTGGCGCCCCGAATCTTCGCGGCAAACAATTGCTCGGACTTGACGCGGTTGCCTTCCACGCGTTTGTTCTTAAACGGAGGACCGCAATTGATCACCCCGCCGCCGGCATTGCAGCAATAATTATGCTCCCGGTTCGGGTGCATCTCGATCACCGTCTCGCAAACTTCGTTGGCCACATAGCGCAGCATCTCGTGAAGGCCCCGGCCCCGAACAATATTGCAGGGGTCATGGATAGTGACGGGCGGCTCATATTTCTTCGGCACCTTAATTTTCCCCGCTTTAAACAATTCATAATAAAACTCTATAGCATGCACCATTTGCACCGGCGGCATTTTCCACCCCAGTGCCCGGTTACCCATATCATAAACGGAACGAAAGGCATGCCCGCATTCGCCCATAACAATACGGCGCGCCTTCAATTTCATGGCAGCTTCAAAATGCTTTCGCTTCAGACGGGCCATCATGTCATTATCGCCGGTGTACATACACATATCGCTGTTGTCCCACCCGGGCGTGGACGGCATTGTCCAATCAATCCCCGCGACATTAAATAATACTGCTGCCTGGTAAATAAGCTGTGCCCGAAATTTCGGCTCGGGGCCAATCACCGAATACATGACATCGGCCCCTTGCTTGTCCATGGGAATCCGCAACCCGGCTATTTCATCCCGGGCATCCTCTTCCTGCCAAAACAGCGTGTCCACCCACTCATCATCTTTAACCCACATCTGATTCATGGTGGCGGAATGGCTTTGCGCCGTATCCTGAATATATTGCGGCGCCATCCCCAAAAAGTGGGCAATCCGCCGCACGAACAACATCATATAGGCGACATCCACACCGAGTGGGCAATACATGGCGCACCGGCGACACACATTACATTCCGTATAGGATATCTCCGTTGCCTTGCGCATAAAATCAACACTGACCTTGCCCTTTTTCTTGATCATCTCCCACAGGGTCTGCTTCACCTTGCCGGCCGGTGAAAATCTGGGGTCCCTATCGTGGGACAAATAATACTGACAAGCGTCGGAGCAAAGGCCGCAGTGGACACATGTCTCCACATAAACCTTCATCCGCGCACCGGCCTCAGTGTCCAACATCTTGTTTATCACTTTTTCAATTTTTTCAGGTGTCAAACGCCGAGCGCCCTCGTCGATGCCGACATCCGGGGTATGTTTGTATGGTTTCTCTGCTGTCACAGCCATTCCTATCTCCTTATTTGAAAAACGCAATCGCATGCCTGATGAAGCCTTTCGCCTCTGCGACACACATTTTTGTTTAAATTGCGCATTCGAAAAAAAGCATCATAGATGCTATTACTTCAAATGCCTACCAATCCCGCGCATGCCGCACAGCGCCAAACTCCGACCCGATATACCCCCGGGTAAACGGGAAAAAGAGCATATGGCTCAACCGTGTGAATGGAATCGCGGCTATCATGATTTGGCCGGACAGCATGTGCAAGATGGTCGCTACCGGCGCGCCGACCCACTGGTGGTACGCCCAAAATCCGGTAATAAAAGGTGCCGCAACCATCAGCAGCAGGACATAATCCGACGTGGTGGTTAAATAACGAACTTCCGCCAGTAAAATCCTACGAAATAAAAAGAAGATACACCCGGCAATCACCACCAGCGTCATCATATCAACCGTGGTATCCGAGATATAAAACCATCCGATATTCCATGACTCCTTGACGAGAATGATGTGGGCATAAAGAAAAATGGGTGCCAGCACAGCGCATAAATGAAAGGCGAAGGTGACAAACGTCATCATCGGTCTCTTGCGCATATTGACGGTGGCATAGGGAAGAATCCAATGAAAGATAGACCGAAACGCATACTTGAAACTCCAGTATTCATAAACGGCATAATCTTTTTTTTTGGCGAGTATCGCCATCGAAATCAACCGGTAAAGGCTGCCGCCGATAAAAATGATGAAGGCCGCCCATACCAGCGGACCACTGACAAAAGAATATATTTCATGCATAGTTGGCTTCTCCTGTTTACTGCTCGATTCTATTCGCTTATAGGGAAACGATCTGGCGAATGTATTTACGTCCAGAATCGGCTTTTATCGCCCGCACCATCAGCTTATCTCCTGCCGGGCTGAATACGGGGTTCCATGTTTCTGCCAAGTCACTGACCACCGGGCGGCCATTGACAACCACCATGTATTGACCATTCTTTTTCACCTTTGCGGCAACGGATGTTCCATCCGGACTAAACACCGGCTGCCACACCATATCGAATGTGGCCCCCCAGGACGTGCCATCCACCACAATGGTCCACATATTTTTGTCCTTCGCTGCACATGCCACCCGCTTTCCATCCGGGCTGAAAACCAATTCATCAACCAGATCCCCGAAAGTTACAGACCATGGCTTCTCGTCCACCGCCACAGTCCAACGGCCGTATTTCGGTGCCACAATGGCTGCGATGCGATTTCCGTCCGGGCTATATTGCTGATGCCACAATTGCGCAAAAGTCCGTGACCACAACAACTCGCCGTTTTGTGCCAACGTCCAGCCTTTAGGAGCCTTAACCGGAGCGATCACAGCGCCCGTTTTGGAAAACAACGGCTCCCATACGGCCGGCCAGCATTGCTGCCACGGCTTCCCATCGACAACAATGGTGCAATCATAAAGACTGGTTCGAACCGTGGCCGCTACATGCGCCCCATCGGCGCTGAAAACAGGATCATACACATTGACAAAATTTTTCTCCCACACCTCGCCGTTGACCGCCACGGAATAGCACCCTTTTTGCCATTCAAAAATATCGCCTTCACTCGTCGCCACCGTCTGAACGGCGGCAGCGGTGTTGTTGCCGTCCGCGCTCAGGGTGATATCCGTGACATGACCAAAATCCGTCTCCCATGGGACATCATCCCGAATCATTAAATATCGCGTTTCCCGCTGTGCCGCCACAGCAATATGCCGGCCATCCGCTGACACCAAGGGGTTCCATACAAAATCCGACATTTCTTCCCAGGCCGTTCCGTCCACGGCCACTGTCCAGGCCCCCGTATCCGACACCAGGCCAATTAGCCGACCATCCGGCCCGTACTGTAAATGCCATACTTTGTCGAATCCGTTTTCCCATGCATCACCGTTTTCACAGACACTGAATTCCGCATCTTCCGTCTGAACCACCGCGGCGATTTTTTCTCCGTCCCGACTGACCACCGGCTCCAATATCTCAGAATAGCGCTCCTCCCACTCACTGAGATTCGCCACCTCTCGAGTTCCGGCTTTCCAGTCCCACTGGTTTACTTGTTCCATTCTTGAGATCTCCTTAATTAAATTCCGCCTGTCCATTGACCGGCACGGCGTTGTGCCGGGTTGATAAGTTAACCTATCCATCTTTGCACCACGCATCATAAACGCGCATGGTCAATTAACCTGTTAGAATTCCTACTGCTATTTAACCAAATCACTTTCTGCTTTAGAACCCAGTACCCGGCGCGCAATACTGAGAAGCAGCTCGGCATCGGGCGGCTTTTCCACATACTGAGACGGATCCGGAATATTGTCTTCCAAGCGGAAATTAAGCATTTTCAGGTAATGAATGAATGTCTTTCGAGGCACGGCGGACAGCATGATCACCGGAATATTCCGAAGGGTGCTGTCCATCTTCAAGCCCTGATACATCGCCACCCCGCCCTCCCCCGGCATCATCACATCCAAAATGATAAGATCCGGTATAATTTCCCTGGCTTTCTCAAGCCCCGCTTTCCCGTCACGGGATACTACCGGCTGGTACCCGTTGGTTTCGAAGAGAGTCGAAATGAATATTCTCATATCTATCTCATCGTCGACGATCAGCACTTTCGGCTTATCCATTCGCACACTCCATTTACCTCCCCGCGTCCCGTTAAAAAATCAAGCCACATCCGTCACTTTGTCCGGATGGTTCACACTGGCGACCGGACTTGCCGCCCGGAGGACTACTTGTTCCACCGTGCTCCCGAGAACAGCCTCTTCAAGATCGACCTCCCGCGTATGGTGCGCCATCACGATCAGGTCCGCCTTTTTCTCTCTGGAATACTTCAAAATCTCCACATAGGGAATTCCTTCCCAAATTTCGACTTCATAATTGTCAAACCCGTCCATCTTGCTGACATACAGATCTTCAATTTTCTTCCTGGCCGTCTCGATCTGCTGTTCAATTTCCTCCTGTCTCTCTACTTTTCCAGCGGCAATTTTGCTGATGTCCAGAGAGTGAAAAAGATAAAGTTTACAACCGATTTCCTTGGCAACCTTCAATGCGAAAAGAAATGCGGACATGGATGCCTTGGAAAAATCCGCGCCGAAAACGATGTTGGAAAAATACCAGAAGCAATTGGCACACGGCCGGCTGACGATGAGAACCGGGGCTCTCGAACTCTTTGCGACCTTCTGCATCGTACTGCCCACGATGTTCCGGAACCGGGTGGCGCCGATTTCATCTTCCCGCGTATGAGCACCCATGACAATCAGATCCACGTCCTCTTTTCGTGCAAACCGAAGAATCTCCGTAGCGGGAACACCGGCTCGGGTTTCAAGGATACAATTCTTCGTTTTCGCCAATTGCACCGCGTAGGTGTTTCTCATCTCCTCTTTAACCCATTCCGTATAATCGGTATCGAAGCCCGCCTGCTCGCCGGTACGAATGTCGGTTGAAAATGCACCAAAACCCCGCGTCGGAATCCCGTAAGCATGAAACACATACAGCTGTGAACCGTATTTATTGGCCAAATCAAACGCTACTTTTGCCGCATGGTCGCAGGTCGGTGAAGCCGTGGTCGCAAATAATATTTTTTTAAACATATCTACCTCCTTATTTCGCATTCCCCCGGCGTGGTGTGAAATCCCAACTCCCAGGCAATGCCATCAATAAATTCAAACAATGTGCAGGCCGTCTCAAATTCGAGCACATCCACTTGGTCACCAAAAACAATATGCCGAAGTTTGCCGAGCCTTAAAGGGACATCCAATAATCCCGACAGATCGATGGTACGAATTTCCAAACCTTCTTCTTGGCCTGCGCTTCTAAGACTGTTATATATTTCCAACCGCGGTTTCCCGGGAAACCCTATCATTTCAATTGTTTTTCCAAACTCAAGCTGCTTTAATGCCAAATACCCCGCATCCGCTTCAGAAATCTCGTGGTATCGTTCAATCGCGCCCCGAAAAAATTCACTCAGCTGCTGAAGCACAGGATAAGTCTCCAGCATGCAAAAATAACTTCGAAGGCAATACCCATTGGCCAGCATAATTTGGTCGCCCAAAAACACCAGCGGATTCAGCTTTTCCAAGGGATAATGGTTAACGTGAATAGATCCGTTTATTTCCAGATTAATTTTTTTCATACACGTTCACCCTCACAAAAACATCAGCATTCTGCCGGGCATACTATTTCTCATGCTATTGGCCCTGTTGCCCCTACCTCATTGCATAGGACGTGCCTGAAAAATAAAAAAACGCCATAAAACGTATATGAATAATGATATCTTTGTGTTACTTCGATATAAGACAAGACCAACAGGCGTTATAATGGGTATTTGCTTGTTGCGGAAAAGCAACATAATCCCAAACTGTTCGGTCAATATTAAAACAAGCCCGACAGGCGTAAT
This DNA window, taken from Desulfobacterales bacterium, encodes the following:
- a CDS encoding ribonucleoside triphosphate reductase, producing the protein MIEEIKKRDGRVVEFNSSKITEAITKAGQATAEFTDREAKKLTLRVLTLAHELRLGPIPEVEEIQDIVERVLLDSPYYKTAKAYIIYREQHAQIRNIATKVNVDLVEHYIKKMDWKIKENSNMCYSLQGLNNYISSDVTSEYWLSKIYPPRIREVHKSGDIHIHDLSLLSVYCVGWDLKDLLRQGFKGVEGKVESAPPKHLRSALGQIVNFFYTLQGEAAGAQALSNFDTLLAPFVRFDNLEYSEVKQALQEFVFNINIPTRVGFQTPFTNITMDLFVSPLLKNQPVIHGGVENQQYTYGEFQPEMDMINKAFAEVMMEGDAKGRVFTFPIPTYNITADFDWDNPNFDLVWQMAGKYGIPYFSNFVNSDMSPEDARSMCCRLRLDNRELLKRGGGLFGANPLTGSIGVVTINLPRIGYESATREEFYTSLTEKVNLAVESLAIKRKVLEKFTENNLYPYSKHYLSEIKNGSGLYWKNHFSTVGILGMNEACLNFMGEDIASDNGREFALEVMDFLRNLLAAVQESTGDIFNLEATPAEGTSYRLCMLDKKRYSNIICSNEEQYQNGAAPYYTNSTHLPVNYTQDIFKTLMLQDDLQTKYTGGTVLHIFLGEQVTDTDTIKALIRKTAGNFKLPYFTLSPTFSICPTHGYLKGEQETCHICNQETEVYSRVVGYLRPVKQWNDGKQAEFRMRKTFCVPDKNATVPDKLYPEPTTPGLCVPAVGCAR
- a CDS encoding anaerobic ribonucleoside-triphosphate reductase activating protein; protein product: MIFGGIQKNSMIDYPGKLACVLFTTGCNFHCPYCHNPSLVLNQTDPADTFSLNDVIELLTERQGFLDGVVITGGEPTLREELPSACEQIKQLGYPLKLDTNGSRPEVIRALLSANAIDYIAMDIKSAPENYVPLICSNMDESVIRASIQLILNSGIAHEFRTTCIHPLVSHSIIREIADLINGANLYVLQQFHMTDVLNPTFCREVTRRFDMQTLDSFRSEAAPKVKKCIIR
- a CDS encoding response regulator, producing MNTPAINETLLLVDDEPGIRKVLGISLADVGYHVLTAESGEEALAKFREHYPPIVLTDIKMPGMDGIELLKIIKNENPDTEVIMITGHGDMELAIKSLKFEATDFVTKPIRDDILSIALKRARDRITMRGKLRAYTENLERLVAEKSARLIEAERQVAVGQTIEGLVRAFSDIAGDLNGGIRYFNDMPCYVSIHSRDFEIVAANQLFRERIGDKIGHKSWEIYQGDSKTRPCPVEDTFQTGMGRRVKRSIQLAGGGVVPVMVHTAPIRNRNHEVELVLEISADITEMNRLQAELMTTRARYEQLFNEVPCYISVQDRQFQITDANKRFKEEFGEVAGGFCYKIYKHRDSPCPQCPVARTFEDGLSHSHETVVRSKTGDEYNVLIWTAPIRDEKAEVTQVMEMSTNITEVRQLEDHLSSLGLLIGSVSHAIKGLLTGLDGGMYQLGAGFAKQNEAKIKEGWETVRMMVDRIRRMMMDILYYAKERNLKWERTDVPSLVKDSLATLEKEIRDAGIGLSVNIDASLGDVDLDIGIIRSALSNIIENAIDACKIDTAKATHHISVAVRQDKKHIYFEVMDDGVGMDQTTQDSLFRTVHSTKGKRGTGLGLFMSSRIISQQGGLISVTSSPGIGSTFTIKMPKIPVRAQNMEMRSIKA
- a CDS encoding response regulator, with the translated sequence MAKTILVIDDDPVVVKYLESLLQDNGYETLTASSSKEAMDVLKKTKPDLMTLDLEMPGGWGTQLYRQMTKDENLSDIPVIVVSGMAGRHAIQKAVAYVAKPFDPDKLIAIVRKAIGG
- a CDS encoding cytochrome c3 family protein: MMKRFLWIQLTVMTVVVLFSGVCAFSQDDVTAVEDSAFGERMRPKAVFFHDDHNEKAEIGECNVCHHVYDGTELLEDESSEDRECSACHINETSGELLNLANIYHRQCKGCHVEKKKGPVMCSECHVKK
- a CDS encoding (Fe-S)-binding protein, with the protein product MAVTAEKPYKHTPDVGIDEGARRLTPEKIEKVINKMLDTEAGARMKVYVETCVHCGLCSDACQYYLSHDRDPRFSPAGKVKQTLWEMIKKKGKVSVDFMRKATEISYTECNVCRRCAMYCPLGVDVAYMMLFVRRIAHFLGMAPQYIQDTAQSHSATMNQMWVKDDEWVDTLFWQEEDARDEIAGLRIPMDKQGADVMYSVIGPEPKFRAQLIYQAAVLFNVAGIDWTMPSTPGWDNSDMCMYTGDNDMMARLKRKHFEAAMKLKARRIVMGECGHAFRSVYDMGNRALGWKMPPVQMVHAIEFYYELFKAGKIKVPKKYEPPVTIHDPCNIVRGRGLHEMLRYVANEVCETVIEMHPNREHNYCCNAGGGVINCGPPFKNKRVEGNRVKSEQLFAAKIRGAKTLIAPCHNCHGGLEDIIHDNHIGLDLKFLIDIIYEVMEKPGA
- a CDS encoding nitrate reductase, which translates into the protein MHEIYSFVSGPLVWAAFIIFIGGSLYRLISMAILAKKKDYAVYEYWSFKYAFRSIFHWILPYATVNMRKRPMMTFVTFAFHLCAVLAPIFLYAHIILVKESWNIGWFYISDTTVDMMTLVVIAGCIFFLFRRILLAEVRYLTTTSDYVLLLMVAAPFITGFWAYHQWVGAPVATILHMLSGQIMIAAIPFTRLSHMLFFPFTRGYIGSEFGAVRHARDW
- a CDS encoding WD40 repeat domain-containing protein — protein: MEQVNQWDWKAGTREVANLSEWEERYSEILEPVVSRDGEKIAAVVQTEDAEFSVCENGDAWENGFDKVWHLQYGPDGRLIGLVSDTGAWTVAVDGTAWEEMSDFVWNPLVSADGRHIAVAAQRETRYLMIRDDVPWETDFGHVTDITLSADGNNTAAAVQTVATSEGDIFEWQKGCYSVAVNGEVWEKNFVNVYDPVFSADGAHVAATVRTSLYDCTIVVDGKPWQQCWPAVWEPLFSKTGAVIAPVKAPKGWTLAQNGELLWSRTFAQLWHQQYSPDGNRIAAIVAPKYGRWTVAVDEKPWSVTFGDLVDELVFSPDGKRVACAAKDKNMWTIVVDGTSWGATFDMVWQPVFSPDGTSVAAKVKKNGQYMVVVNGRPVVSDLAETWNPVFSPAGDKLMVRAIKADSGRKYIRQIVSL
- a CDS encoding response regulator — encoded protein: MDKPKVLIVDDEIDMRIFISTLFETNGYQPVVSRDGKAGLEKAREIIPDLIILDVMMPGEGGVAMYQGLKMDSTLRNIPVIMLSAVPRKTFIHYLKMLNFRLEDNIPDPSQYVEKPPDAELLLSIARRVLGSKAESDLVK